TCGTCTCCAACCCGCCGTTCGTGATCTCCCCGGGCGCCGGGCTCACCTACCGGGACGGCGGCATGGGCGGCGACGACCTGTGCCGCACGCTCGTCCAGGAGGCCGGCGAGCGGCTCAACGACGGCGGATACGCCCAGTTCCTCGCCAACTGGCAGCACGTCGAGGGCGAGGAGTGGCAGGACCGGCTGCGCTCCTGGGTGCCGCGCGGCTGCGACGCGTGGATCGTGCAGCGCGAGGTCCAGGACGTCACCCAGTACACCGAGCTGTGGCTGCGCGACAGCGGCGACCACCGCGGCGACCCGGACGCGTACCGGGAGGCGTACGGGCGCTGGCTCGACGAGTTCGAGGCCCGCAAGACCAAGGGGATCGGCTTCGGCTGGATCACCCTGCGCAAGAGCGCGGCCGTCGCCGCCGGCCAGGCCGAGCCGTCGATCGTCCTGGAGGAGTGGCCGCACCCCGTCGAGCAGCCCCTCGGCGACACCGTACGCGCCCACTTCGAGCGCCAGGACTACCTGCGCGGCCGGGACGACGCGGCGCTGCTCGCCGACCGCTTCGCCCTCGCACCCGAGGTCGTCCAGGAGCAGGTCGGCCTGCCCGGCGCCGAGGACCCCGAGCACGTGCTGCTCCGCCAGAACCGCGGGATGCGCCGGGCCACCCGGGTGGACCACGTGGCGGCCGGCTTCGCGGGCGTCTGCGACGGCACGCTGAGCGCCGGGCGGATCCTCGACGCCATCGGCCAGCTGACCGGCGAGGACCCGGTCCTGCTGCGGGACCGCACCCCGCAGGCGATCCGGCTGCTGGTGGAGGAGGGCTTCCTGCTGCCGGTGACCGACGACGCCGGCTGACCGACGGCGCCGGCTGACCGACGGCGCCGGCTGACCGACGGCGCCGGCTGACCGACGACGCCGGCTGGCGGCCGCAGCAGCCCGCCGGGGCCGGCGCCGCCCGCCCCGGCACCTGCCGTGCACCCCGGGCCCTGACACCCGCCCCGGATCCGGGGCCCTGACACCCGCCCCGGATCCCGGCGCCGCCTCCGCCCCGCCGGGATCCGCGCCCCCCCGGGGCTTCGTCCGAGGGGAACTTCCGATGGGAACTTCCGACGGGAACTTCCGATGGGAACTGACGGTCGGTGAGGTGACGAAGAAGGCCGGACGCACGGGGAAGTACCGGCCATCCTCGTGAAACCGTCCGGTGCCCTCCGCGCCGTTCACCGGGAATTCGCCCTGCTGACGTCGTGGGGTGCCAGCCTCGGCTCCGGGAGCCGGAGACGGCACGGTGACGGAACGGGGTACGGGCATGGAGAGCGGGCCGGCGATCTTCGCGGGAGGGGCGTTCACGCTGTTCGGGGCCGCACTGCTGGTGTGGACGGGGGTCCGGGTGGCGCAGGGCGAGCCCGTCGCGCTCGGCGTCGCGCCGCGGCCCGCCGCGGTCCTCGCGGGCCTCTTCGGCGCGGCCTCCCTGCTTCTCGGGATCTGGTGCTTCGGGCGTCCGTGAGGGTGCCCCGGTACGAGTCCCGCCCCGCCGGTCCGGCAGTCCGGGCGGCAGGAAGGGCAGGAGTCGGGTTACCGTTCGAGTGGCCGTTGCGGGCTTTCGCCGTTTGACACGGGGGCGGGTTGTACCGTCACACTCCGCAGCGACGGCAGTGTCACCTTGTGCCGCTGCCGTGCG
The DNA window shown above is from Streptomyces showdoensis and carries:
- a CDS encoding DUF7059 domain-containing protein — translated: MGHVSTTSTTPSLPVPTHAVRLREALLAADFTADGLLDLLGAQAYAALARSETVPALRATRGDSPLETLVRLFLLQRSVAHERAAAALPLAEALADGWVVREDDTVLATVDVRPYGGPDGEDWFIVSDLGCAVGGAGGIGKKDEGVVLGVGGASTTLAGITVRTPVATALDLGTGSGIQALHAAQHATLVTATDLNPRALDFTRLTLALSGARGAELLTGSLFEPVDGDTYDLIVSNPPFVISPGAGLTYRDGGMGGDDLCRTLVQEAGERLNDGGYAQFLANWQHVEGEEWQDRLRSWVPRGCDAWIVQREVQDVTQYTELWLRDSGDHRGDPDAYREAYGRWLDEFEARKTKGIGFGWITLRKSAAVAAGQAEPSIVLEEWPHPVEQPLGDTVRAHFERQDYLRGRDDAALLADRFALAPEVVQEQVGLPGAEDPEHVLLRQNRGMRRATRVDHVAAGFAGVCDGTLSAGRILDAIGQLTGEDPVLLRDRTPQAIRLLVEEGFLLPVTDDAG